The genomic DNA TGCTTTGTCTGTTCCCGCTCGGCGTATACGCCCAACTCTTTTGGCGAGACGTCTAATTGTTTGGCAATGTAGTCCACAACGGAATCGGCTATGTGGTGGACATCAGACAATGTCCATCCTGGAAAGCGAAGAACACAAAGTTGCAGTGCGAAGCCTAATTTATTCGAAGCTCTTCGGTGACGTTTAATGATTTCAAGATCATCGGGAGACAACGTAAAATGACTTCCCAACTCGTAGTCGGTGAGATGGTCTGGTATGGACATAAACTCCAAACGTTGTTCTGAAGTCAGTAACTCCCTTGCTCTCCTATTGGGCACGGTTCTTCATCCTTTATTCCGATAGATTTTATTTGTTATACAGTGTCTGAGACCTTCTATGAAAATTGGTAAAGGAACGCTTGACGAATCATACACAATGTACTTTTGTATGATGCGAAGAAGTCGTGCAATCCCTTGCTACGACTGGGTTTATAACCGATTTTTGATGTTTTTACTTCTGTACTATCTACGCCAATCAAACTTATTATATAATAGTATACAGTAAGTATGGTTCGACGGAGGGTCACTTTTGGAATTTGTTCAACCGATTCGCGAGAAAAAACAAATCGATTCTATAAAGAAAATTCTCAAGGCTACAAACTTGAGGGATTATTGCTTGTTCATATTAGGGATTAACTCTGGTCTTCGAATTAGCGACTTACTTAAACTGAACATTCGTGACGTGATGGACGAACGAGGACGAGTGAGAGACCGAGTTTCTATTCGGGAAACTAAAACAGGTAAAACCAAGGACTTTCCGGTTGGAGATACAGCACGTAAAGCCATCGTCGAATATTTGGGTACTCGGGCTTATACTTTAGATGATCCCTTGTTTTTGTCCAGGAAGGGCGGCCAAGCTCTGAAGAGGCAGCAAGCCTACAAGATCATTAACGATGCAGCCAGAGCAGTAGGCATTAAAGAAAACATTGGTACACATACGCTTCGGAAGACTTTTGGGTACCATGCGTATCAAGCAGGCGTCAGCTTAGCTGTGCTTCAGAAGCTATTCAATCATTCCGCTCCAAGTGTCACCCTGTCATACATCGGCATTACCCAGGATGAATTGGATGACGTGTACCTGAATCTGAATCTTTAGCCGTATATTTATGCGGTTTGCCCACCGCCTTCCCTATGGGACAAACGAGAAGAATGCAATAAGGAATTGGAGATACCAAAATGGTAATTCGAGCTATATTTCTGTTTGTCTTGGCTGGTTTAGCCGAGATTAGTGGCGGGTATCTTATTTGGCAATGGCTGAAGAACGGGAAGTCACTTTGGGTCGGCATTATTGGAGCAGTTGTGATGATTTTGTACGGTGTGATTGCTACCCGTCAAGAATTTTCGTTCGGCAAAACATACGCTGCCTATGGTGGGATTTTCATAGCGATGGCGGTACTCTGGGGCTGGTTCATTGATAAGCGGTTTCCTGACTGGAGCGAATGGCTTGGTGCAGGGATTTGTCTTGTGGGTGTGGCTGTCATGTTGATGAAAAGGTAGCCCCTTGTTGCACAAACTATAATGGATGTAAGAAATAGTTAAAGGGGAATCGAAAATGGATGATTGTTGTGCTATTCCAACCCCCTCGAGGGATAACAATTTTCTTTGTCCCGAATGTAAACAAAAGGGTAAAGCCGTTGAAATAATTACGCTAAAAGCGTTACTCATACCCTCAGCTTTAGAAACAATTGATCCCCAGTCCTCCTATGGGTTTTGCCACAATCATTCGTGCGACATCGTTTACTTTTCCGATAATCAGAAGTTTCGAAGGCAAGACGTGAAAGTGCCAGTTTTTCAGAAGGATGCTGGATTGGATGTACCGGTTTGCTACTGCTTTGGATGGACTAGACAACGACTAGAACAGGCTGTCCAACAGCAGAAGCAGCCAAGCAACCACGTCAGTGAACAGGTTCAAGCAAATCGTTGTGGATGCGAGGTCAACAATCCCCAAGGAAGCTGCTGCTTAGGGAATGTTACGGCATATGTTCGTAGTCTTGGCAAAGCCAGCGTCTGAGAATATCAAGTAGGACGCCTTTTGTAGATCAGAATCTTGAACAAAGCGGACGCATTATCCCTGTAAAGTTGTACTTGTCCAAGCGTAAATACTCTTATTTTCCACCTTCTGTGTTTTGGGACTAAGGTTAATTCAGGGGTACCGACAACAAAACGCGGATTTACAACGCTAGAAGTGGGCGAATATGTATATATCCTAGATTACTCAGTTTTAGTATTAGCGAGACCCTAACGCCCATTCATAGATGACATCGAGTCCCGCCGTAAAACAGTAATTGAAAGACATCATATACCTTGAATCAATGGCAACAACAGCAAGTATCCTCGACGCCACGTGCCTCTTGAATCGCCTCAATGCCTTCTTTCACAACAAAGTACACCAATGCCAATCCAGCCAAGGCATTAAGCCACCACCAGCCGACCAAAGCGGTCAAAATAAGTCCGACAATTAGCGTCCAAGCCATGTACGCACATACGATACTACAGGAACCATCCGCCCGAAGTGCCTTGCTGCCGATTTCCGTACCAATTCTCTTTTTCGCACGCGACAAGTACGGCATGATAATTCCCGAAGCGATTGCAAGTGCGAGCCCAAGCATGCTTGATTCCGAACCGGAACGTGTCCACAGGTCGTATGCGGCTGAAACAACGATATAAACTGCCAGAGCAATTAAGGCAACTCCAACAACCCATGAAGCCCTCTTCTCGGCTTGCTTTACACGTGCAAGGCTTGCGCCACTTGACTCAACATAAAGCCGCCAGAGGAGTATTGCACTTGCTACAAGTTCAATGATGCTATCAGCCCCAAACGCTGTAAGTGCCAACGAATGTGCAGCAATTCCAGCTCCGATTGCTACTGCCGCTTCAACAATCATCCAAAGGATGCTGACAATCTCAATGTTAATTCCCTTTTTAACCTGCAAAGCTTGAACTGACAACATTTTCTCCCCCTTGGCCATGCTGCACTGTATTCAAAATTAGAGACCCCGCTGGTGACAGTCTGTAATAGACGAGTTTCCCCTCTTTCCGATACGTTGCGAGTTCGGCATTTTTAAGCCGCCGAAGGTGATGCGATGCGTTCTGAACGGTCATATCAAGTAGTGCTGCAACCTCACAGACACATAGTTCATCCTGAGCCAGTGCATAGGCCACTTGGAGACGTGTGGCATCCGCTAATGCCTTGAAAACCAAAGACGGATAATCGATTTCTGGTATGGCAGAGCGAAGCCTCTCCACCTTAGACATATCCACGCATTCGACTTGACACATGTCGCGTTTAATCATCATTTTTCACCTTCATTCAAATGTCTGTTTGAATATAGTATGCCACGAATGTGACACACCCACAATTGGTATCGGGTAAATGTCATGTTTGCATAGCGGCGCTCGATGCTTATAATGACTATATGAGTATATGTTCATGTTGATAAATGAGGTGAGTGTTGTGGCAACACAATTACAAAAGGATTGTTGTGATGAGCTATCGGTACATTCGGATGCCGTTGCGGATTGTATGCCTACACAGCTTAGTGAATCTGCGGTCCAAAGTTTAGTGGACTCATTTAAGGCATTGGCAGATCCGACACGAATCCGTATGCTGCACAACCTGACCCGACGAGAACTCTGTGTTTGTGACTTGGCGGAGGTATTGGGCATGACACAATCGGCTGTTTCGCATCAGCTGCGGTATTTGCGGACGTTGCGAATTGTAAAGAGCCGAAGAGATGGAAATACGGTGTACTACACCTGTGACGATGCCCACATCGTAGGCTTATTACAAATGGGAATTGATCATATTTCTCACGTAGAACGTGATGAGGAGAGAGTGTATGAGTAGCCATAATCATAGTCCTGACCACGGTCATGATCACGACCATGGAGATGTATTTCACAGCCATGCGCCTGCTGGTAAAATGAAAACGGCTTTCTTCTTGACAGTAGTGATTTTGGCTGCCGAGGTAGTTGGTGGTTTACTGTCGCATAGCTTGGCTCTGCTAGCAGACGCCGGACACGTTTTAACAGACATTGCTGCCATCGGACTTTCTTGGTTTGCCTTAAAGCAGGCAGAAAAGCCATCTAATCAAAAAATGACATACGGCTACCACAGAGCCGGGATTTTAGCTGCGTTCATTAATGGAATGACGCTTATCCTCATTACCATCTGGATTTTGTGGGAAGCCTACGGTAGATTCAACCATCCCGAACATGTTACCCCGACCTGGATGTTCATCAGTGCCGGCATTGGTTTGTTGATGAATTTGTATCTTGGCCTTGGAATGCGAAACGAAGAAAACATCAACGTAAAAAGTGCTGTTTTGCACATGCTGGGGGATGCGGCCGCCTCTGCCGGTGTTATCGTTGGTGGTTTGATTATTATGGTAACGAAGTGGTACGTCATAGACCCTATTTTGAGTGTTCTCATTGCTTTGTTAATTGCCTCAGGGGCATGGAGAATTGTCACGCAAACAGTCGGGATTCTCATGGAAGGTACACCGAAAGGGATCGATTTACCGAAAGTCATTCAAGAAATCAAAGCAGTTACAGGTGTTCATGACGTACATGATGTACACGTATGGGGTATCACGAGCGGAAAAAATGCCATGTCGTGTCATATCGTGTTGGATGGCAGTATGTCTATCAGAGACAGTCAAAAAATTTTACGAGACCTGGAGCATCGCATGGTCCATATGAATATCGGTCATGTGACCGTTCAAACGGAAGATGCAAAACATCCCCATGATAATTCGGAGCTTTGTGCCACGGTGGAAACGGAACATCATCATTAAAGGGGTGTAGTACATGTCAGGAAAGATTATTCGTTATGCAGCCCAACAGATTCACGTGCATCCGCCGTTTTGAACTGCATATGCGACACGTGAGAATACCGGGCGGGACCATCTCAAGGAAATTCGGCACACCTACGAATATCAGCCCTTTTCCATTCAAGTGTATCGGCGAGTATTTCAACGTCTCACGCAGCAGGCATCAGAAAATGATCATGCGCTGGATTTAATCCAATCAGTGATATCGCTGCTCCGACAAGAAAAGGTTATTCTCCCTGCAATGACGACAATTGAACACGTCGCTTGGAGTGCTCGATAATCAAGAGACGCAGTCCGACGAAAGCGGCATAGATGCCGAGAATGAGGAGTAAGCCGCGACTGGACGTATGCAATCCAAGCCATCGTCCCACGATACCCCCGACGAAGGAGAGAATCACAACGCTCCATCTCACTGCGCCAGGTAACTGGAATAGCTGTGGTCTCGCTCCGCGAAAGAACAGCAACGAGGCCAAGAGCATGACCAGTGCGTTGATGACGACGGCCTGCTGAATGCCGAATCCCACCCAAAGCACCAATAGCAATACCAAGAAAATACGGTCGATGGTATTTTTAAGATACGTCGTTACAACCCCCACGATTAAGGCTATTAAGATGACAAGCAACCCATTTGTCATAACGCTGAACCCCCAAAAAAGTTGTTGTTTTTTATTTTTCTAGTTCGTTTGACCATCCTCTACGAGAAGTTTCATGGCGTCTACGGAAGCGGAGATGACGGTTGTCGCGCTCACAAATCGCGCCACAAGTAAGGCTTCCATGATTCCATCTTTCTGTATCCCTTGTCGTAAAGCACTCTTCACGTAGGTTTTGATACAGTTTTCTTGTCCGACTGCTGCCGCTGCTGTGATACTCATCAAGAGTTTGTACTTGTTTGGAATGGCGGTCTTGCTAAATAACCACTGCTTATTACTGGCATGCTCAAAAACGGCACTCTCGTCCAACTGACTGAGCAGCTCCATCGTCACCGGGCGTGCGCCGCCTTCTTTTTCCATCGCCGAAAGCAATTCTTCAATCTTCATCTTCATTTCCTCCTCGAAGTTGGTTGTCCTCATGGTGAACCAATGGCATCCGGTCCAATTTGGTTTCGTCAAGGGAATAGACTGTAAATTTCCCTTCCCGCCGTCCTTTTATCACCCCACCTCGTTCGAGAATCTTCAAGTGGTGATTGATCGTCGAGGTCGGGATCTGTAATCCCTCCACGATTTCACACAGACAGACATTTTGAACGAGTAACATGCTACAATTTTGAGCCGTGTCTCGTCCCCGAGCGCCTTATGAAAGAGGGCGAGCTCTTCCAATTCCGTATCCTGAATCAGGATGGGATAGGTTCTTTCTGCAACTCGGACGACTTCCTCAATTTCTTCGCCGACGGACAATCGCCATGGCTGGAATTGATCATTCGGGATATGCGTCCCCTCGTCTCGTGGGCAATTATATCCTGAAATATTCATAGCGTGATCTCGAAGGGGCGATGAATGCAAGCAGTGCACGGCTTTGCGAGGAATTTGATGGTTCACCCAAAAGGTGACGTGAATGCATAGGAAAAGAGCCCGACCTTTGGTAGTGTTAAGGTGCGAATCCAAACACACAAAGGGGGCTCTTTCATGAATAGCGTACAAGGATTCACTATGAACTTCAACCCAAGGATGAGAGTAAATTTCGACGGTGGGGATTTGACCTCAGACGCAGGTCTGCTTCTGTACATGGAGTTCGATCATAGAATTGGATTGTCTGATGTTGTCAGAAGCCAATTGGTTGTTCATGATTCAGCTTCGCATCGAGACCATCCGAACAGCGATGTTGTGCTACAGAAGGTATACCAGCACATTGCAGGCTACCACACCGACGACCATGCAGATGATTTGGCTGTGGAGCCATTGCTGACGACGTTGTTTGGAAAAGACCGGTTAGCTTCACAACCCACCATGTCTCGCTTCTTTGAGAAGGCGGACATTTCGACAGTCAAATCTCTGGAAAGCGTGAATCAAACGTTGCAGCAACGTGTGTATGAGATCGAACCCCGAAAGCAATTCGTATGCGACGTGGACTCTTCCGGTTTCGCAGCCTACGGCAACCAATACGGAGCGAATTTCAATGCCCACTATCAGCAGCATGGGTTTCATCCGTTGTTTTGCTTTGACGGATTGACGGGCGATTGCCTTGGTGCTGAGCTGCGTGCTGGAAATGTATATACCTCCCGTCAAGCGGTTCGCTTTATGGGCCCCATTCTGAGTCGTTATGAAAAATGGGCGCCGAACGCACTGGTTGTCGTCCGAGGGGATAGCGGGTTTGCCGATCCTGATCTATTTGAGTTGATAGAAGCCAAGCGTCATAAGTACGTCATCCGCCTCAAGTCGAATCCCCGGCTACAGTCCATTGCACAGGCCAAGGCAAACTCATTGCTTAACCCGAACAACGTACATAAGCGTGAAGTCTATTATCGGGAATTCATGTACCAGGCTGCCAGTTGGACAAAAGCTCGCCGAGTGGTGGTCAAGATGGAGCGCCCTGCCGGAGAGCTTCTGTTTCAGTTCACCTTCATCGTCACCAATATGGCGCTGCAACCTAAGAATGTAGTTCGTTTCTACTGTCAACGTGGACATATGGAGAATTTCATCAAGGAAGCGAAAAACGGGCTTGCCTGCGACAAAATGAGCAGCACCGACTTTGCGTCCAACGCCGTCAAACTGCAAATCGCCATGCTCGCATACAACATCAACAACTGGTTTCGCCGTTTGTGTCTGCCAGGAAAAATACGAACCAACCGAATGGAGACCTTGCGAAACAAGCTGGTCAAAATTGCGGGAAAGCTGGTGTATTCCGGTCGATACTGGACATGGAAACTGTGCAGTTCATGCGTCTATCGAAAGGAATTCATTCAGACCCTACACAACGTGAATCGAATACCCAAATTCACTTGAAACAATGACATTCAGCCCTGACCATTAGAAACCGCCAGTACCAAACAAGGGGGAACTGCGTCCGCATCCAACACCACATTGATCCATATCATAGCCCGCGGGGTACTAGTGAAATCGTTTGGCCACCCTCAGTACGCAGAAGCGTCGAATCCCGGCCACCCGCCGCCTTAAAGTCCCTATCTCATCCATTTTCACTGTCCTTTTCACATCGCTATGAATATTTCAGGATATAACTATATTTCTAGTTTTGTAGTTTCACAATGAACCATTTTCTCAATGGTACGTTTGGACTATGGACAACAAGCTTCCTTTGCCTGGTATGATTCCCCATTGAAAGGCGCAAACTTAACCAAAAATTAAGGTGAGGGGTTATTTTGTGAAAAAACTTGTGATTATCGGAGCTGGATTCGGGGGATTGACTGTTTTCCATCACGTCTCATCGTGGATGGATTCGCAGGATGTGGAAGTGACCGTCATTGATGAGCGAGAGACCTTCCTGGTGAAACCCTCTCTTCCCGAGGTGGCACTAGGAGAAAAGGACATTCGGGATATCACTTTCCCTCTGCGGCCCGTCATCGAGTCGTATGGGAACTTCATACGCAGTCGAGTGCACCGGATTGACCCGAGGGAGCAACAGGTGTATTTGGACGATGAAGTAAAGGTGCCGTACGATTTCCTCGTGATTGCACTGGGTGGAAAGAAGGATTTTGAGTCTGTACCTGGTTTCAGGGAACACGGTTATTCCGTATGTACAGATATCCTCGCTCCTCGACTGTATGAGGCCATAGAGAATTTCGAGCAAGGAAACATCCTGATTGGGTCTGCGCCTATGCTGTCCGGGACACGTGTCAAAGATGTCCCCCATCTGGAAACGGCTTGTGAAGGCCCAGTTGGGGAAGTCGCGTTTATGATTGACAGTGAGTTGCGAGAGCGTGGAATTCGAGATCAAGCTCGCATCATCTGCTATAGCCCGGCAGAAATTTTCTTTGAAGATGTGGGCGACAGAGTTCACGAGGCGTTTGAAGGACTGGCCAGGAAACATGAAGTCGAGGTCGTCACCAACAAAGTCATCGACAGAATCGAAAAAGACCATGTCGTGTTCAAGGATGGGTCAACGCTTTCCTCCGCCCTGACCGTCTTAATCCCTACGTATCGCGGACCGGACGTCATTACGCAATCTGGCCTAGGAGATGAAGCCGGTTTTGTGCCTACAGATGAAAATTTTCAGCACCTCGATTACGAGAATATTTTCGCCATTGGTGATGTGGCGTCACGAACGGTGCCAAAGCTTGGGCATCTCGCCGTAGAGCAGGGAAATTTGGTGGCTAGTTTGCTCCGCCAACGGATGACAGGATACGGAGAGACTTACGACTATGAACCAGAAGTATTCTGTATCATGAACATGGGGCGCGGGAAGGCCATGCTAATCCGCTCGAACACCCTATGGGGAGGTAATACTGACATCTCCTATCACAGTGCCATGTCACATCTTATGAAGTCTTCGTTTGATACGTATATGGTGAAGTTCAAAGGAAAGATGCCCCCACAACTGGCACAACGTCTGCTCAATGTATACCTAGAACGTTTTCAAAAATAGCACGCGACAGGAAAGGATTTTTCCGACTGGTCTTGCAAAATGAATTCTTGTCGCATAGTATATAAGTATATTTTTATATAACATTACAAAGATGGTCATTCGGATTGAATGAACTCACAGAGGAACTGATTCAGGTGGCGGCCACCGTGGCTGTGGGATGTACTTCCTGTTTGGAGTATCACGTACCCAAAGCAAGAGAGCTTGGGGCGCGTCATGCAGACTTGCAAGAAATCCTTGCTCTGGTTCGCCAGGTCCAGCTCATTGCCACCATGAGGGCGGATGACTTTGCGGAGGACATGTTCCGTTCCAGGAAGAAGGAATTGAACGTGGTGACGGAAGGTTCGTCATGCGGGTGTGGCTCGGGAAGCTGTTGCTCCTAATTTGGATATTTGAAGGAGGATTCGGGAATGAAAATCGACTTTTTTGATCCTGAAATGTGTTGCTCGACCGGGGTGTGTGGTACCTCTCCAGACCCGGAATTAATTCGCGTAGGTGAGATGGTGGAGAAGCTCAAGACGGACGGCCACACCGTGGCCCGTCACATGCTGAGCCGGGATTCGGCGGCGTTCACTTCGAACAAGGACGTATATGAAACCATGTTGAAGCAAGGCTTGACAGTGTTACCGATAGTCACTGTGGATGGGGAAATTCGATCCATGGGTCGCTATCCGCAAATGGATGAATTGTTTGCAGCAAGGGAGTCCTAATCATGACCCAGTATCTTTTCTTTTCCGGGAAAGGCGGTGTCGGAAAGACTTCCCTTTCTTCCGCAACGGCCGTCATGTTAGCGAAGCAAGGTGCGAGGACGCTGCTCGTCACCACGGATCCGGCTTCGAACTTAGGAGACGTGTTTGGGCAAGAAGTGGGTCTCGAAGCCCGAGCGGTTCAAGGCGTTCCGTATTTGTTCATTCAGGAGATTAACCCGAATCAAGCCCTACAGACCTATAAAGACCGGGCCTTGGCTCCTCTTCGAGAGTTATTTCCGGAAGAGTTCGTGCAGGCTGCGGAAGAAAAGATGAGTGGGCCTTGTACGGAGGAAATCGCAACCTTTGACCAGTTTATCGCTTGTATGCATCAGCCTGACTATGAATGGGTGGTGTTTGATACGGCACCCACAGGGCACACACTACGCTTGCTGGAATTGCCGAGCAGTTGGAGTTTACACATTGAGGAAAGTACGCAAGGAAGCGGGCAGACATGTATCGGCAGTGTGGATGCGCTTGCGGCATCCAAGGAACAATATGACAACGCGGTGCGCGCGCTGCAAGACTCGGACACAACTACGTTTGTGTTTGTCACACAGCCCGCCCGACTGCCGATGGATGAGATGCTGCGTTCCGCAAATGAACTACAGAAACTGGAGATTTCAAATCAGGTCGCGATTGTGAACGGGGTCATCCCGGAAGACGAACGGACCCACCCGTATTCTAGTCGCAGGTGGCAGAAGCAAGAACCGTTTATTCAAGACCTGAGGTCTCGCTTTGCAGGTTCGATTGGGTACATGCCTCTCTATGCAGATGAGGTCAAAGGGATCGCGATGTTGGAACAAGTCGGGAGGGATTTACAACATGCCATTCAACTATGATCAGCTCCCTGCCGACCTACTGCTGCCTCGGGGCGATAAGCGCCGGAGAATTTTCCTGGCTGGAAAAGGGGGCGTAGGAAAAACGACGCTCGCGTCTACAACGGCGTTGTTTGCAGCGGACCAAGGCTTCAAAACGTTGCTTGTGACCACCGATCCCGCGGCTCACATCGGGAACGTGTTCGGTGAAACGGTTACCTCAGTCCCACGTCAAATTTCCGGCTCGAATCTATGGCTGGTACGAATTGACCCAAAGGTGGCGTTTGACGCCTACCGTCATCAAGTGCTGGACTCGCTGGAACATCAGTTTCAAGACACGGAGACCGTCGAACGCGTCAGTGAAGAACTGAATTCCCCCTGCACAGAAGAAGTGGCTGTCTTTCAGGAATTTCTTGACTACGTGTTGAGTGATGAGTTTGATGTGACCGTGTTTGATACGGCCCCGACGGGTCACACCGTCCGCCTTCTGCAGTTGTCTTGGGATTACGAAGAAGAGCTAGAGCATAAGGATGCCTTTACGGCAGAAACCGCGGCTTTGGACGATGCTCAATTGGCTCGGATGAATACAGCAATTCGTACGTTGCAAGATCAAGATGAAACGGGGATGTTGTTCGTCACGTTGCCGGAATCGACGCCCATTGCGGAAATGGAGCGAGCGATTGCGGATTTAGAACGAACCCACATTTACACGCAAGGCATTATAGTGAATCAAGTACTTCCCGAAGAGGCTGCGACCAGTCGCTTGTTTGGTAAGCGCTTGGAATTGCAAATGGGGCACATTGACCGATTGAAAAAACGCAACACTAACCGAACCATTGCTGTTGCGACCTTGCAAGACGATGAAATCATTGGCGCGGAGCTCTTGAAACGATTCGCGAATGAAATGATTGAAACATCGAAGGAGACGATACGATGAGTGGGAAAATTGCGATAGTGATTAACTCTGGATGGGACCAAAAGGACAAGGTAACGTCGGGGATGCATGTAGCCAAACGGATTTTTGACGCGAGGGAAGAAAATCAAATTGATGCCGTGGAGGTCTTCTTGTTCACGGGGGCCGTAAAGTTACTCGAATCCGTTCCACCAGAAGTAGACAAGACTTTGACCGAACTAAAGGAAGCGGGTCTTATCGTTGGCGCTTGCTCGAATCAAGTGAACAACTGGAAACTGACGGATCCCGCCACCAAGTACAGCATTAACCTGGAATTTGCCCGTGATGCCTTCTCCCGTTACGCACGGGAAGGATATACCGTGTTAACGTTCTAAGGGGAATAAGGCCCGACTGGAGTGGTCGGGCCTTTTTGTCCAACAAAGGTCTTGGAGAGTGTGGATGGAATGACGCAAATGGATGATGAATTATGGTACTGGAGTGTAGACGCGCAGACCGCACCTTATCTCCCGGTTTTTCAAGTGCGAGATACAGAATCGAGCCATGGCCGGTACGCTAAAGGAATCAAGCAAATTCACGGAATCGACCTCGTTCGATTTCACGGCCACCCCTGTGATGGTCTCTTTCGCGGAATGTACGCCATGTCACTCGCTTTGCAGTCTCTTTTCCCTGACGGAGTGGTGGACCGAACAGACTTGCGCTTTCTGTCTCGAAATAGCCCCTGTCTCGGGGATGTAGGTGCCTACCTCACGAGAGGACGGGTGCGTTTTGGAACGCAAGATGTGCGCAGTCGACCGGGAGTATGGTACATCGTCCAACGTGGTTCCACAGGAAAGACCGTTGAAGTTGTGGAAGAAGAAGGATTTTTTCCACGCGAAATTATGGACATGGAGTCGCGACTTCCTACCCTTTCGGAGCAGGAAAAAAGTGAAGCCGTGACGACTCTCAAACAACTGCAAGAGGACTGGCTACGAAACAGCCTGTTTCCGTCGCGGCCAGAGGAGCACTATGTTGTGCGTGAGATTGATTTTGTATGGGAAGACGTGCCTTATGTACACAAAGGCACACGGACGGATGTTCTATATAAAGATGTTCTGTAAACAGAGGTGAACAACCATTGACGAGCACATTTGAAGAATTAGCAGAAGTCTACAAGGCCCTTGCAGATAAAACGAGGCTACACATGATAGCCCTGTTGGCGCTTGAAGAGCTATGTGTATGTGAACTGGTCGCCATTTTTGACATGTCTCAACCGGCGATCTCACAACACCTGCGTAAACTAAAACAAGCAGGACTGGTCAAAGAACGCAAAACAGCACAATGGGTCTACTATTCCTTGGACAACTCGAAGTTCTCGTTACTGCAGAACATTGTAGACACCTTGCCCGATGTAGAGAATGAGATTGAGCTCTTAAAATCGAAAGGATTACGGGTGCAGTGCACCTTATAGGAACCGGTTAGGAGCGACGGCATGGTTTACCTGGCATTTGGGATTTTCCTGTTGACATTGGTTTTGGTCATTTGGCAGCCTAAGGGTTTGTCGATAGGGTGGAGTGCACTTGGGGGCGCGATACTTGCTCTTGTACTCCGGGTCGTGACCTTGAAGGATGTGGTGGAAGTAACGCGAATCGTCTGGGATGCGACACTCGCGTTCGTTGCCATTATTATTATCTCTACGATTCTGGACAAGATTGGGTTCTTTGAATGGGCAGCATTGAAAATGGCCCATGCGGCAAAAGGAGATGGGCGTAAGGTATTTTTCTACGTCACGGTTCTTGGAGCCCTGGTAGCTGCGTTTTTTGCGAACGATGGGGCCGCTTTGATTTTAACCCCTATCGTACTCGAAAAAGTGCGCGTGCTACGGTT from Alicyclobacillus sp. SO9 includes the following:
- a CDS encoding DUF4158 domain-containing protein yields the protein MRHTYEYQPFSIQVYRRVFQRLTQQASENDHALDLIQSVISLLRQEKVILPAMTTIEHVAWSAR
- a CDS encoding helix-turn-helix transcriptional regulator; its protein translation is MLLVQNVCLCEIVEGLQIPTSTINHHLKILERGGVIKGRREGKFTVYSLDETKLDRMPLVHHEDNQLRGGNEDED
- a CDS encoding cation diffusion facilitator family transporter, translating into MSSHNHSPDHGHDHDHGDVFHSHAPAGKMKTAFFLTVVILAAEVVGGLLSHSLALLADAGHVLTDIAAIGLSWFALKQAEKPSNQKMTYGYHRAGILAAFINGMTLILITIWILWEAYGRFNHPEHVTPTWMFISAGIGLLMNLYLGLGMRNEENINVKSAVLHMLGDAAASAGVIVGGLIIMVTKWYVIDPILSVLIALLIASGAWRIVTQTVGILMEGTPKGIDLPKVIQEIKAVTGVHDVHDVHVWGITSGKNAMSCHIVLDGSMSIRDSQKILRDLEHRMVHMNIGHVTVQTEDAKHPHDNSELCATVETEHHH
- a CDS encoding cation transporter; protein product: MLSVQALQVKKGINIEIVSILWMIVEAAVAIGAGIAAHSLALTAFGADSIIELVASAILLWRLYVESSGASLARVKQAEKRASWVVGVALIALAVYIVVSAAYDLWTRSGSESSMLGLALAIASGIIMPYLSRAKKRIGTEIGSKALRADGSCSIVCAYMAWTLIVGLILTALVGWWWLNALAGLALVYFVVKEGIEAIQEARGVEDTCCCCH
- a CDS encoding site-specific integrase; amino-acid sequence: MEFVQPIREKKQIDSIKKILKATNLRDYCLFILGINSGLRISDLLKLNIRDVMDERGRVRDRVSIRETKTGKTKDFPVGDTARKAIVEYLGTRAYTLDDPLFLSRKGGQALKRQQAYKIINDAARAVGIKENIGTHTLRKTFGYHAYQAGVSLAVLQKLFNHSAPSVTLSYIGITQDELDDVYLNLNL
- a CDS encoding YnfA family protein — translated: MVIRAIFLFVLAGLAEISGGYLIWQWLKNGKSLWVGIIGAVVMILYGVIATRQEFSFGKTYAAYGGIFIAMAVLWGWFIDKRFPDWSEWLGAGICLVGVAVMLMKR
- a CDS encoding (2Fe-2S)-binding protein; its protein translation is MDDCCAIPTPSRDNNFLCPECKQKGKAVEIITLKALLIPSALETIDPQSSYGFCHNHSCDIVYFSDNQKFRRQDVKVPVFQKDAGLDVPVCYCFGWTRQRLEQAVQQQKQPSNHVSEQVQANRCGCEVNNPQGSCCLGNVTAYVRSLGKASV
- a CDS encoding carboxymuconolactone decarboxylase family protein; amino-acid sequence: MKIEELLSAMEKEGGARPVTMELLSQLDESAVFEHASNKQWLFSKTAIPNKYKLLMSITAAAAVGQENCIKTYVKSALRQGIQKDGIMEALLVARFVSATTVISASVDAMKLLVEDGQTN
- a CDS encoding metalloregulator ArsR/SmtB family transcription factor codes for the protein MATQLQKDCCDELSVHSDAVADCMPTQLSESAVQSLVDSFKALADPTRIRMLHNLTRRELCVCDLAEVLGMTQSAVSHQLRYLRTLRIVKSRRDGNTVYYTCDDAHIVGLLQMGIDHISHVERDEERVYE
- a CDS encoding metalloregulator ArsR/SmtB family transcription factor yields the protein MMIKRDMCQVECVDMSKVERLRSAIPEIDYPSLVFKALADATRLQVAYALAQDELCVCEVAALLDMTVQNASHHLRRLKNAELATYRKEGKLVYYRLSPAGSLILNTVQHGQGGENVVSSSFAG